GCAACATGACAGGACTAAGCATGTGGAAGTAGATGACATTTCATTAAGGAGAACCTAGAAAAAGGAGTCATAGAATTTCCATTTGTGAGGTCAGAGGATCAGTTGGCAGACATATTAACCAAAGCTGTGAATTCTAAAGTGTTCAAAGAAGTTCTTGGCAAGTTGAGCATCGGAGATGCCAcggctcaacttgagggggagtgtcaaacccTATAAGACACAATTCAAGGAAAGAATCAATgaaagaaataaatctattttaggagaataccaattagtgattatacctagaatagattgatatgtttccaaatatacttgtatttctctcctataaaaagagatcattgtatacaatgtaaaacatacAGAAATACAGAAATAAGAGAATCATAAACTTTGTTATCTGCAATTCACCATGCCTAGCCTTTTATCCCTTATCCCTCTCGGTTACCATCTTCAAgaggacgtccgccattgtggcgtggcaagtcggatacggacgtcccgtaaggacgtcggatgtcctcggacgtgcgggcgatgggcgggtggacgtccgccattgtggcgtgggtcggacgtccggtatttaatttttttttaaaactctatatatacggctcgttgaacttcatttcattcgcaccacttgtgttaattttttttgttttattactatgtaattattttttcgaagcatgtatgtttttttttaatgaagttgttaatttttcccgttcgtattcgtgttgaaattttattttcgtaaacgtaaattgctttatttgtgaatttgtgattttttttattgcgggaagtcctagtgggaagggcgatgggaagagcggattgtgcaggggaagtcctagtgacatggcaggaggtgtttttgggaagtcctagtggatgtccgagtagGACATCcgggcattggagatgctctaacatcAGTTTGCTGGCATTAATATTAAGTCAAAATAAATAGAATTGCCAAACTTCACAATTAATTGTTTTAAGTCAAAATAGTTTTAGAATTTTCAACTttgtataaattattattttgataaaatgaaacctaataaaataaattagataattACAAGAAACACATAATTGCACTTTTTTCAGAGTCTGTGACTACTTAAAACTGTCTACTGCCAATTTTGAAtagatttttgaaattttcaaatattgTGAAATTTAGATGTTTCAATCATTTCGTTTTCATTTATTATGTTCAATCTGGATAAACAAGTGGTTGAGTTAACTTGTCATCTCTTTTCATCAAAATAGCAAGCAATGGTACTTTCCTTACCAGAAGAGCGATTATTTAAGCAATCTTTTCAACTCATTAGCAACATTGTTTGTGTATAgataatataattacataataatGATATCAAAGATATACTAATTTCTGTAGTTTTCAAACACTATATATAGTAATAGCACAGACAGTTGAATTTGAGCAGTTATACAGTTGAATGATGTCCAGAATATCAATATTTGTTTAATTGGTTTAATATATATGGTTAAGAAAGGTGGGTAATGTCCAAATAACAAAAACTATCTGCTTATTACATCCTCACCACTTTCTCCTCCCTCTTATTTGCATACATGGTTATCAAGTGTTTGTGCTTCAACTGGATTTGCTACTTGTTTGAAGAAGGAACTACGGTAATTGGATAAGGgatttacaaaataaattttctttGCTTACAAAATTACAACACATAAGCTACAAATTGATGAGTAATTGTGACACTAATATTATGAGTATAATGGGAGTGGAAGTATTCAGTTAGTGGGCCTGCAAAATCTAAGTATAGAGCATTTGAAATATAGTAAAATAGAGAGTTGAAATTGCGGGTGGGTGAGAAATGGGTGAGGCCGACGATCGCCATTGTTTCTCTTATTCCAGGCGTAGTCGTACGAGTCAAGCAGCTCAGCCTCCATCCTCTGCGCCGCCTCCTTGCTTTCCATCTACCAAAATTAATATACACAAAGAGTATATGTAAAGGGACACACTTACAATTACTACAATTTACAATTGAAATAGCTTACAGGAGCCCAGCGGTAGACGATTGGGAGGCCTCGAGTGAATACGTCGGCAAATAGGGTGGCTAAATGAGCGCCGCTGCGGCCGTAACTCTGCAGCCTCGCCCTGACATTGTTGGCTTGTCCGGTGTAAACGGGGATGACGGAGGCGGAGTGAAGTTTGCGGGAAGCTGAGGTGGCGATGCCGAGCTCGTAGGCTCCAGGGCTTGTGCGGTTTGGGAGGTTTTGAGTTCTGTATCTCTCTGCTCCGGATGAGTGCTCTTTCCAGTCCGAACCTCCTATTAGCTTCTGCATATGCATCATTCACACTCTTAACTCTTTCTCATACTACTAGGACTTATATATACAGCTACATTGTAGTAGATGATATTTTTTCTAATGTATTTAGTTATTAGTATATAAGAGAGAAATATCTTAAATAtaccctccgtcccaaggaagatgtcacacttggggattgacacgagattttaggaggtgttgttttgtgtgttaagtggaaagcgaaaataatatatttatattaatgtgagagataactttttccaaaaaaaaagaaatgtgacatcttttgtgggacaaactgtCTGGTCATACTTAGGAAACTAACTCCACAAAGATAGGAGGGAATTGTCAAAGTAGTACTTTTCATGAAAACCACCACCCTCTTTATTTTTGGATAGTGTTTTGACCATTCGTCAACTAAAGGAATTAAACGAATGAGATTATGAGACCAAAAGAGGCAGTTTCTAAACAACTTCCAAATTTACAATATAAACAAGAAaaacgtgtgtgtgtgtggggtgtgtgtggagagagagagagagggtggtGACCTTCCATGGAGAGAAAGAGGAGTGGTGTAAGATATAATGGAAATCTTCTCTCTTGAGGCATGGAGTTGTGGAAGAAGATGATAAAAGCCTCTTGCGAGTCAAACTCAAAATACATCCCTGTCCATGCCCATTGTAAACTATTTGCTTACACTTGAACCCCATCATTTTCATCTCCCTACGATCCTACATATATACGTATGTATTCAACTCTTATGCACAAGATTACAATATGAACAAACAAGGTAATATATCATGCTGTCATCATCGATTACGTGTTTACTTATACAAATATTCCAAACAAAATactatactagtactactatagtACTTGCATTATTTACGAAAAAAGTGATACGGGCAAACCACGATAATGTTGAAATAGATAGAAATGGAAACATTGCTTTTGTATTTGATGGAGGAAGAAATATAATATTGCTCTCAACACAGACAACCGTCCAACTTGAGATTCTCACGGgcagtttttttttccttcttttttacctatttttcttttaaattttattttataggaTGCCACTATTCAAGCCTAACCACAAGTGATTTTCCCTACCTACCAAACAGATttcgaatttaataattttttcatttccttaTTTCCACATTTCAGAAAGAGAACGTAAAGAAATAACATCTCACCATCTTCCCAATtcattttcctttctttctttgGATTTCAACAAATTTCAGGGTTTAAAGAaagattagagcatccacaaccatgctcttgccagcggcacggttgtgggctcggccccactttttctgcctgctctctagcaagagcacaacacccacagctatgctcttccgcaaagacgagcacaattaatttaaaattcaattaaacaataacatttccataataataaaattcattaaaaaacctaaataaaattacaaatgacaaataaaataaaaacgacataattaaaagcctaaaaattaaaaattacataattaaaatactaaaaattaaaaaaaaccactactcgttgccgaatttcatccacatgtggttgattaggtcttcttgtaactgaatgtgggttcgggtatcgcgcattgtgtgccttgtctcgatcctctagccaaccgtcgtatgctcacctcggcgtgggggagacctcgttgttgagcttccggcttcatcctcgtcgtagaagctagccgccctcggcccttcgtcggctataatcatgttgtgtaagtaataaacgtgaacatgatgtcggcgatattattcacgtaccatagccgagccggggcattcacaatgttgaatcgggcttgaaggaccccgaaggctctttcgacg
This sequence is a window from Salvia splendens isolate huo1 chromosome 5, SspV2, whole genome shotgun sequence. Protein-coding genes within it:
- the LOC121803864 gene encoding protein EFFECTOR OF TRANSCRIPTION 2-like, coding for MHMQKLIGGSDWKEHSSGAERYRTQNLPNRTSPGAYELGIATSASRKLHSASVIPVYTGQANNVRARLQSYGRSGAHLATLFADVFTRGLPIVYRWAPMESKEAAQRMEAELLDSYDYAWNKRNNGDRRPHPFLTHPQFQLSILLYFKCSILRFCRPTN